In Malus sylvestris chromosome 15, drMalSylv7.2, whole genome shotgun sequence, a single genomic region encodes these proteins:
- the LOC126604814 gene encoding protein RADIALIS-like 4 translates to MAPSTLSSPHSNSTWTAKQNKSFEIALATYDRETPDRWHNIARVVGGTTEEEVKRQYEILLADINRIESGKVPLPKYRKARESSISGEEKSLKALKL, encoded by the exons ATGGCACCTAGCACGCTTTCTTCTCCACACTCCAATTCAACTTGGACagccaaacaaaacaaatcatttGAAATCGCTCTGGCAACATATGATAGGGAAACCCCTGATCGTTGGCATAATATTGCCAGGGTTGTTGGAGGGACGACTGAGGAGGAAGTGAAGAGGCAGTATGAGATCCTTCTAGCGGACATCAACCGCATTGAGTCAGGCAAAGTTCCCCTTCCTAAGTATAGGAAAGCCAGAGAAAGCAGCATCAGTGGTGAAGAAAAGAG TCTAAAGGCCCTAAAGCTCTAA